A single Chryseobacterium sp. DNA region contains:
- a CDS encoding CBS domain-containing protein produces MFIKDYISKDYPCFSLSDSIESARNTLEDFGYSHVFIKKSHHFYGAIAQDFLYEEDGGTLKDLEHQIERFAILEDNNIMDSIRLFYTFSSNVIPVINKSEKYLGYITCEDIFQDFSRYPLFSESGAILTIETPARKYSMTEIANIIESNNSKFYGGFISFMSDEVIHITIKISNENLASIDSTFERYDYRIVEKYYSDEKTDLFKDRFGFFQKFIEI; encoded by the coding sequence ATGTTTATCAAGGACTACATCTCAAAAGACTACCCGTGTTTTAGCCTGTCAGATTCAATAGAGTCGGCCAGAAATACGTTGGAGGATTTTGGATATTCCCATGTTTTCATCAAAAAATCCCATCACTTTTATGGTGCCATCGCCCAGGACTTTCTTTATGAGGAAGATGGCGGTACGTTAAAGGATCTTGAACATCAGATTGAGCGGTTTGCTATCCTGGAAGATAACAATATCATGGACAGTATCCGTCTGTTTTATACTTTCAGTTCCAACGTCATTCCGGTGATCAATAAAAGTGAAAAGTATCTGGGATATATCACCTGTGAAGATATTTTTCAGGACTTTTCCCGGTATCCTTTATTTTCAGAATCCGGAGCCATTCTCACCATAGAGACTCCTGCCAGAAAATATTCCATGACGGAGATTGCCAATATAATAGAAAGCAATAATTCAAAATTTTATGGAGGATTTATAAGCTTTATGTCTGATGAGGTCATCCACATCACCATAAAGATCAGCAATGAAAACCTGGCCTCGATAGACTCAACCTTTGAACGGTATGATTACAGAATCGTTGAAAAATATTATTCTGACGAGAAGACCGATCTGTTTAAAGACCGATTTGGTTTTTTCCAAAAATTCATAGAAATATAA
- a CDS encoding RNA methyltransferase, which produces MVQKLKLEELNRIDVETFKKVEKIPLVIILDNIRSMHNVGAAFRTADAFLIEKIMLCGITPQPPHREIHKAALGATESVDWAHEEYTNTAIADLKSRGYEVIGIEQTTNSQIITDFTIDKSKKYALVLGNEVEGISDEVLPNIDLFLEIPQLGTKHSLNVSVCGGIVMWEFAKALK; this is translated from the coding sequence TTGGTACAGAAATTAAAACTCGAAGAACTTAACAGAATTGATGTAGAAACATTCAAAAAGGTTGAAAAAATTCCGCTGGTTATCATTTTAGATAATATCCGAAGCATGCACAATGTGGGTGCAGCATTCAGAACAGCAGATGCCTTTTTGATTGAAAAAATAATGCTTTGCGGAATCACTCCGCAGCCACCCCACCGTGAGATCCATAAAGCGGCATTAGGCGCAACGGAAAGTGTAGACTGGGCCCATGAAGAATACACCAATACGGCGATTGCTGACCTGAAAAGCAGAGGCTATGAAGTGATAGGAATCGAACAGACCACCAACAGCCAGATCATTACTGATTTTACAATAGACAAATCAAAAAAATATGCATTGGTATTAGGGAATGAAGTAGAAGGAATCAGTGATGAAGTATTGCCTAATATTGACCTCTTTCTGGAAATTCCGCAGCTTGGAACAAAGCATTCTCTCAATGTAAGCGTATGCGGTGGAATTGTAATGTGGGAGTTTGCAAAGGCGCTAAAATAA
- a CDS encoding bestrophin family protein has product MVISEFMRAYNTKHFLKILFSLHKSDTLKILFPSMILVGLYSWGIQYLEVEYFHLTSKSGISNVGMIHSLLGFVLSLLLVFRTNTAYDRWWEGRKLWGKLVNDTRNFAIKINTLLEDNRQDAEQISRYLKFFPHFLAKHLSKESTRLALDEDYSEIEKSLKNHGPSEIIILLSHKLNQLKKEGKISEVEMLYLETQLSGFLEVCGGCERIKNTPIPYSYSSFIKKFIILYVFALPIAYVITIGLFMIPLTVFVYYVLMSLELIAEEIEDPFNNDENDIPMETLAQNIEKNVHQIMNRK; this is encoded by the coding sequence GTGGTAATAAGTGAATTTATGAGAGCCTACAATACCAAACATTTCCTTAAAATCCTTTTCAGTTTACACAAAAGCGATACGCTAAAAATACTTTTTCCAAGCATGATCCTTGTAGGACTTTATTCCTGGGGCATACAATATCTGGAAGTGGAATATTTTCATCTCACTTCAAAATCAGGAATCAGTAATGTGGGCATGATACATTCATTATTAGGCTTTGTGTTGTCCCTGTTATTGGTTTTCAGGACCAATACAGCCTACGACAGATGGTGGGAAGGCAGAAAGCTCTGGGGGAAACTGGTCAATGACACCCGTAATTTTGCGATAAAAATCAACACTTTACTTGAGGATAACAGACAGGATGCTGAACAAATCTCAAGGTATTTAAAGTTTTTTCCGCACTTCTTAGCCAAGCATCTCTCTAAAGAATCAACAAGACTTGCCCTGGATGAAGATTATTCTGAAATTGAAAAATCATTGAAAAATCATGGCCCAAGCGAAATTATTATCCTCTTAAGCCATAAATTGAATCAGCTGAAAAAAGAAGGCAAAATTTCAGAGGTTGAAATGCTTTATTTGGAGACCCAGTTATCAGGTTTTCTGGAAGTATGCGGAGGATGTGAAAGAATTAAAAATACCCCGATCCCCTATTCTTATTCATCATTTATTAAGAAATTTATAATCCTGTATGTATTTGCCCTTCCTATTGCCTATGTAATTACGATCGGCCTTTTCATGATACCGCTCACGGTTTTTGTATACTACGTTCTGATGAGCCTTGAGCTTATCGCTGAAGAGATAGAAGATCCGTTTAATAATGATGAGAATGATATTCCTATGGAAACATTGGCACAGAATATTGAGAAAAATGTACATCAGATCATGAACAGAAAATAA